The Deltaproteobacteria bacterium genome contains a region encoding:
- a CDS encoding LLM class flavin-dependent oxidoreductase, with protein sequence MASAALPAVSLAAVPGRRRATLELAREIERRGFAGIYCPSFGDGLGLCEALAFATERIPFGTTIANIYVRHATDYAQTASLIHELSGGRFRFGVGVSHGPALDRLGVKAGPPLGDIRGFVAALRANPRLGEQPPIVLATLRKRMIALAAEIAQGMVFANGARSHMRESLGTLPPARANDPDFFIGNMIPTCISDDIAAAAATNRKTLIGYVSMPNYRNYWREAGYVEEMNAIEAAVTARDFERVPSLMTDEWLSDVTLYGPASRVREGLEAWYDAGIRTPILVPSSAAGNQMKAFEELFACLAR encoded by the coding sequence AGATCGAGCGCCGGGGTTTCGCCGGCATCTACTGCCCGAGCTTCGGCGACGGACTCGGTCTGTGCGAGGCGCTCGCATTCGCGACCGAGCGCATCCCGTTCGGGACGACGATCGCGAACATCTATGTGCGCCATGCCACAGACTACGCGCAGACCGCCTCGCTGATTCACGAGCTTTCCGGCGGGCGGTTCCGCTTCGGCGTGGGTGTCTCGCACGGGCCGGCGCTCGATCGGCTGGGCGTGAAGGCGGGCCCGCCGCTAGGAGACATCCGCGGATTCGTCGCCGCGCTGCGCGCGAACCCGCGCCTGGGCGAGCAGCCCCCGATCGTGCTCGCGACGCTGCGCAAGCGGATGATCGCCCTGGCCGCCGAGATCGCGCAGGGAATGGTCTTCGCGAACGGCGCGCGCTCGCACATGCGCGAGTCTCTCGGAACGCTGCCGCCCGCGCGGGCGAACGATCCGGACTTCTTCATCGGCAACATGATTCCGACCTGCATCTCCGACGACATCGCGGCCGCCGCGGCGACGAATCGAAAGACGCTGATCGGCTACGTCTCGATGCCGAACTACCGCAACTACTGGCGCGAAGCCGGCTATGTCGAGGAGATGAACGCGATCGAGGCCGCGGTCACGGCCCGGGACTTCGAACGCGTGCCTTCGCTGATGACGGACGAGTGGCTCTCGGACGTCACGCTCTACGGCCCCGCCTCGCGCGTGCGCGAGGGACTCGAGGCCTGGTACGACGCGGGAATCCGAACTCCGATCCTCGTGCCGTCGTCGGCCGCAGGAAACCAGATGAAGGCGTTCGAGGAGCTCTTCGCCTGTCTGGCGCGCTAG
- a CDS encoding DUF1329 domain-containing protein, translated as MSCSRAAVAFLVVLLAFAPVASSFEVPPEGACAARPVQEAPETGPGAEDVIPPAWRPGELVDFGSVERLRGWLPDEVWERRDAFFFEGMKLEVGPCYRRYPVPPFFAEATAANAGKASLDRDGNLVGYSGNGLPFAPESIADDSADAGLRWAWNYRYRYLGSGFRGDFRVTEVTGGGRGITGFNGSFFLMPLHGVPGAADDARGERFVAGGSFSAPESARGLAWRQFQKTAAESDYRATDDVFVYLPGQRKVRRAPPQQVEGVYLPSYTRGRSVGNVGMTVSEQMVDVGNPAMSAAEPIRTGFVGLVIRPNAYTWKLEGVRDVLAPANGSERGYPSDPERNYGPSGLSPASDRWELRRALVLAGERKEPEGMVRAVSVWIDALTLQPLYWISRRSRGAVYEVGIFTGRFSADDLLDPKWQGSGTGFGVMLPVAQSFSVAGQGGGWLRESFALRSDPPDAEATRDYLSIQGIQRKGR; from the coding sequence ATGAGCTGCAGCCGCGCCGCAGTCGCGTTCCTGGTGGTCCTGCTCGCGTTCGCGCCGGTGGCCAGCAGCTTCGAGGTTCCGCCCGAGGGCGCCTGCGCTGCCCGGCCCGTGCAGGAGGCGCCGGAGACCGGCCCAGGTGCCGAGGACGTGATTCCGCCCGCGTGGCGGCCGGGCGAGCTCGTCGACTTCGGGTCCGTCGAGCGCCTGCGCGGCTGGCTGCCGGACGAGGTCTGGGAGCGCCGCGACGCGTTCTTCTTCGAGGGCATGAAGCTCGAGGTCGGTCCGTGCTACCGGCGCTATCCGGTGCCCCCGTTCTTCGCCGAGGCGACCGCGGCGAACGCGGGAAAGGCCTCGCTCGATCGCGACGGGAACCTCGTCGGCTATTCCGGCAACGGGCTTCCGTTCGCACCGGAGAGCATCGCGGACGACTCCGCCGACGCGGGTCTGCGCTGGGCGTGGAACTACCGGTACCGCTACCTGGGCTCGGGATTTCGCGGCGATTTCCGCGTCACCGAGGTCACCGGCGGCGGTCGCGGCATCACCGGCTTCAATGGCAGCTTCTTCCTGATGCCACTGCACGGTGTACCCGGCGCGGCCGACGACGCCCGCGGCGAGCGCTTCGTGGCCGGCGGATCGTTCTCGGCTCCCGAGAGCGCGCGCGGCCTGGCCTGGCGGCAGTTCCAGAAGACCGCCGCGGAGAGCGACTACCGGGCGACCGACGACGTCTTCGTCTACCTCCCGGGCCAGCGCAAGGTGCGCCGCGCGCCGCCGCAACAGGTCGAAGGCGTCTACCTGCCGAGCTACACGCGCGGCCGCTCGGTCGGAAACGTCGGCATGACGGTGAGCGAGCAGATGGTCGACGTGGGAAATCCCGCGATGAGCGCGGCCGAGCCGATCCGGACCGGCTTCGTCGGGCTCGTGATCCGCCCCAACGCGTACACCTGGAAGCTCGAAGGCGTGCGCGACGTGCTCGCGCCCGCAAACGGGAGCGAGCGCGGGTATCCGAGCGATCCCGAGCGGAACTACGGCCCGAGCGGTCTGTCGCCGGCGTCCGACCGCTGGGAGCTGCGCCGCGCGCTGGTGCTCGCTGGAGAGCGCAAGGAACCCGAAGGGATGGTCCGCGCGGTCAGCGTCTGGATCGACGCGCTCACGCTTCAGCCGCTGTACTGGATCTCGCGCCGGAGCCGCGGCGCCGTGTACGAGGTGGGAATCTTCACCGGGCGGTTCAGCGCCGACGACCTGCTCGATCCGAAGTGGCAGGGAAGCGGAACCGGCTTCGGCGTGATGCTCCCGGTCGCGCAGAGCTTCTCGGTCGCGGGGCAGGGCGGCGGCTGGCTGCGCGAGTCATTCGCGCTGCGCAGCGACCCCCCCGACGCCGAAGCCACGCGCGACTACCTGTCGATCCAGGGAATCCAGCGCAAAGGCCGCTGA
- a CDS encoding histidinol phosphatase, with amino-acid sequence MRRAPSARSKSSIARSTGRAEPAQPERRGSSASLRLVTTADWLPLLSEIADRSDEIARRLFRRVDLRVDEKPDRSLVTEADREIETAARKLVSERQPELGVFGEEQGEQAGRASSRLIIDPIDATANFVRGIPVFATLLAIEIESEVVAGLVSAPALASRWHASRGGGAWQGGRRLRVSGVRELAIAQLFHGSLGGYEGGRTPPGLLRLAHATHRQRGFGDFWQHCLVATGSGEIAVDPVVAPWDIAALQILIEEAGGKATTLAGERSIYRGSLVTTNGLLHAEALALLAS; translated from the coding sequence CTGCGTCGAGCGCCGAGCGCGCGCTCGAAGAGCTCCATCGCGCGCTCGACCGGGCGCGCGGAGCCGGCGCAGCCTGAGCGCCGCGGCTCGTCTGCTAGTCTGCGGCTCGTGACGACCGCCGACTGGCTGCCGCTTCTCTCCGAGATCGCCGATCGCTCCGACGAGATCGCGCGGCGGCTGTTCCGCCGCGTCGACCTGCGCGTCGACGAGAAGCCGGACCGGAGCCTGGTCACGGAGGCGGACCGCGAGATCGAGACCGCCGCGCGAAAGCTCGTCTCGGAGCGGCAGCCCGAGCTCGGCGTCTTCGGCGAGGAGCAGGGCGAGCAGGCGGGTCGGGCGAGCTCGCGCCTGATCATCGATCCGATCGACGCCACCGCGAACTTCGTGCGCGGAATTCCCGTCTTCGCGACGCTGCTCGCGATCGAGATCGAGTCGGAGGTCGTGGCCGGCCTGGTCAGCGCGCCGGCGCTGGCCAGCCGTTGGCACGCTTCGCGCGGCGGCGGCGCCTGGCAGGGCGGGCGGCGCCTGCGCGTGTCGGGCGTTCGCGAGCTCGCGATCGCCCAGCTCTTCCACGGCAGCCTCGGCGGCTACGAAGGCGGCCGCACGCCGCCCGGCCTGCTTCGCCTCGCGCACGCGACGCACCGACAGCGCGGCTTCGGCGACTTCTGGCAGCACTGCCTGGTCGCCACCGGATCCGGCGAGATCGCCGTCGATCCGGTGGTCGCGCCCTGGGACATCGCCGCGTTGCAGATCCTGATCGAGGAGGCCGGCGGGAAGGCGACGACGCTCGCCGGCGAGCGATCGATCTACCGCGGCAGCCTGGTCACGACGAACGGCCTGTTGCACGCCGAGGCGCTAGCGCTGCTTGCGAGCTGA
- a CDS encoding diguanylate cyclase, whose product MKPWQRIVAMESESDTRGAFDDLHRSLAAVLEREPGSPLLVRASFETLLGAFIARAQQHRGEMALVIFEFEGDKAVRESAGAADFERAIADLGRGLRRRLRACDEIGRLGEAQIAAVLPGCDEPSLNLVAERLRVALEGTELSLGSLRVSPSLLMAAIPAPLGPASSAERALEELHRALDRARGAGAA is encoded by the coding sequence GTGAAGCCTTGGCAGCGAATCGTCGCGATGGAGTCGGAGAGCGACACCCGCGGAGCCTTCGACGACCTGCACCGATCGCTTGCCGCTGTGCTCGAACGCGAGCCGGGCTCGCCGCTGCTGGTGCGTGCGTCCTTCGAGACTCTGCTCGGCGCGTTCATCGCGCGTGCGCAGCAGCACCGCGGCGAGATGGCATTGGTGATCTTCGAGTTCGAGGGCGACAAGGCCGTTCGGGAGAGCGCTGGCGCGGCCGACTTCGAGCGCGCGATCGCGGATCTGGGCCGGGGGCTTCGCCGCCGCCTGCGCGCCTGCGACGAGATCGGCCGGCTCGGCGAGGCGCAGATCGCCGCCGTTCTGCCCGGCTGCGACGAGCCGTCGCTGAACCTGGTCGCGGAGCGGCTGCGGGTCGCGCTCGAGGGAACCGAGCTCTCGCTCGGATCGCTGCGCGTGTCACCGAGCCTGCTGATGGCCGCGATCCCCGCGCCGCTCGGCCCTGCGTCGAGCGCCGAGCGCGCGCTCGAAGAGCTCCATCGCGCGCTCGACCGGGCGCGCGGAGCCGGCGCAGCCTGA
- the tkt gene encoding transketolase: MSHPSTPLAPEPSAQGVDLAAKTVRVLTVDAVRQAGIGHVGLPLGCAEIGVLLYSEILKHDPARPDWFDRDRFVLSAGHGSMLLYSLLHLSGYDLPIDEIRKFRQLHSRTPGHPEYGATPGVETTTGPLGQGLGNAVGMALAERILAARFGAELVDHRTYVLASDGDLMEGVAHEASSLAGHLGLGKLIVLYDDNSITIEGPTSLSFSEDVARRYESYGWEVQRADGHSRDAVRAALLRAQKDEEKPHLIICRTHIGQGSPAVDSSDAHGSFKDGEATEQTRANLGWTLGPFEVPEPAREVFRANASRGAALRRDWEVRRTRVLADPGLAVLWRAMVERELPADLSQRLPQMRGEKPMATRQASGKLINALAKSVPSLIGGSADLAGSNNTAIAGEASISRGKFVGRNLHFGVREHAMGALANGLALHGGIRPYTGTFLVFSDYMRPALRLAALMSQPVVFIFSHDSIFVGEDGPTHQPVEQIAALRAIPNLEVWRPADARETVAAWQAALARSHGPTALLLSRQNLPVLDQDGVEAQAARGGWIALREAGTAPPELVIAATGSELSPALGAAARLAAEGRRVRVVSLPCLERFAEQDEAYRESVLPAAPRRVLVEAGVALGLGSWLRPGDGFVGMTGFGASASYQALAQEFGFSAENVHRVAKGILS; encoded by the coding sequence TTGAGCCATCCCTCCACACCTCTAGCGCCAGAGCCGTCGGCACAGGGCGTTGATCTCGCTGCGAAGACGGTGCGCGTGCTGACCGTCGACGCGGTGCGACAGGCCGGGATCGGCCACGTCGGACTGCCGCTCGGCTGCGCCGAGATCGGCGTACTGCTCTACTCCGAGATCCTGAAGCACGACCCCGCGCGGCCCGACTGGTTCGATCGCGATCGCTTCGTGCTCTCGGCGGGCCACGGCTCGATGCTCTTGTACTCGCTCCTGCACCTGTCGGGCTACGACCTGCCGATCGACGAGATCCGCAAGTTCCGGCAGCTGCACTCGCGAACGCCCGGACACCCCGAGTACGGCGCGACGCCCGGCGTCGAGACCACGACCGGCCCGCTCGGGCAGGGGCTGGGCAACGCGGTCGGGATGGCGCTCGCGGAGCGGATCCTGGCCGCGCGCTTCGGCGCGGAGCTGGTCGACCACCGGACCTACGTGCTCGCCAGCGACGGCGATCTGATGGAGGGCGTCGCGCACGAGGCCAGCTCGCTCGCCGGGCACCTGGGCCTGGGCAAGCTGATCGTGCTCTACGACGACAACTCGATCACGATCGAAGGCCCGACGTCCCTCTCGTTCTCGGAGGACGTCGCGCGCCGCTACGAGTCGTACGGTTGGGAGGTGCAGCGCGCGGACGGGCACTCGCGCGACGCGGTCCGAGCCGCGCTGCTCCGCGCGCAGAAGGACGAAGAGAAGCCGCACCTGATCATCTGCCGCACGCACATCGGTCAGGGCTCGCCGGCGGTCGACAGCTCCGACGCGCACGGATCGTTCAAGGACGGCGAGGCCACCGAGCAGACCCGCGCGAATCTCGGCTGGACGCTCGGCCCGTTCGAGGTTCCAGAGCCTGCGCGCGAGGTGTTCCGGGCCAACGCTTCGCGCGGCGCCGCGCTGCGACGCGACTGGGAGGTGCGCCGCACGCGCGTGCTCGCGGATCCCGGTCTCGCGGTGCTCTGGCGCGCGATGGTCGAACGCGAGCTGCCGGCGGACCTGTCGCAGCGGCTGCCGCAGATGCGCGGCGAGAAGCCGATGGCCACGCGGCAGGCGTCGGGAAAGCTGATCAACGCGCTGGCGAAGTCCGTTCCGTCGCTGATCGGCGGCTCCGCGGACCTGGCCGGCTCGAACAACACCGCGATCGCCGGCGAGGCGTCGATCTCGCGCGGGAAGTTCGTCGGCAGGAATCTGCACTTCGGCGTGCGCGAGCACGCGATGGGGGCGCTCGCCAACGGTCTGGCCCTGCACGGCGGGATCCGCCCCTACACCGGGACGTTCCTGGTCTTCAGTGACTACATGCGGCCGGCGTTGCGCCTGGCGGCGCTGATGTCGCAGCCGGTCGTGTTCATCTTCTCGCACGACTCGATCTTCGTCGGCGAGGACGGCCCCACGCATCAGCCCGTCGAGCAGATCGCGGCCCTGCGCGCGATTCCGAACCTCGAGGTGTGGCGGCCCGCGGATGCGCGCGAGACGGTCGCGGCCTGGCAAGCGGCGCTCGCCCGATCCCACGGGCCGACCGCGCTTCTGCTCTCGCGCCAGAACCTGCCGGTGCTCGATCAGGACGGCGTCGAGGCGCAGGCCGCGCGGGGCGGCTGGATCGCGCTTCGCGAGGCCGGCACGGCGCCGCCCGAGCTCGTGATCGCGGCGACCGGATCGGAGCTTTCGCCCGCGCTCGGCGCCGCGGCACGGCTCGCCGCAGAAGGACGGCGCGTGCGCGTGGTGTCGCTGCCGTGCCTGGAGCGGTTCGCCGAGCAGGACGAGGCGTATCGCGAGTCGGTGCTGCCGGCCGCGCCGCGCCGGGTTCTGGTCGAGGCCGGCGTGGCGCTCGGGCTCGGAAGCTGGCTGCGGCCCGGCGACGGCTTCGTCGGCATGACCGGATTCGGCGCGTCGGCGTCGTACCAAGCCCTGGCCCAGGAGTTCGGCTTCAGCGCCGAGAACGTCCATCGCGTGGCGAAGGGAATCCTCTCCTGA
- a CDS encoding succinate--CoA ligase subunit alpha, with product MSILITADTTCIIQGITGREAVSMTRECLDYGTRIVGGVTPGRGGRDVHGVPVYDTVEQIAKKTRVDASVISVPPAFARDAAFEAIEAGVKLLVIVTENIPRFEVAQMVELAELRGARIIGPNCLGVLSPGEAKIGGLGGRAVDARKAFTKGRIGVMSRSGGMTTEICNTLSAAGLGQSTAVSIGGDAIIGSSYAELMPLFEADPETEAIAIYSEPGGRMEADLARWVTDHRSRLPVVAFMAGRFMDAMPGMRFGHAGTIVEGKADTTAEKIERMRAAGIAVAERIEDIPALVWKQLGR from the coding sequence GTGTCGATCCTGATCACCGCCGACACGACCTGCATCATCCAGGGAATCACGGGGCGCGAAGCGGTCTCGATGACCCGAGAGTGTCTCGACTACGGCACCCGGATCGTCGGCGGAGTCACTCCGGGGCGCGGCGGTCGCGACGTGCACGGAGTTCCGGTCTACGACACGGTCGAGCAGATCGCGAAGAAGACGCGCGTCGACGCGTCGGTGATCTCGGTCCCGCCGGCATTCGCGCGCGACGCCGCGTTCGAGGCGATCGAGGCGGGCGTGAAACTGCTCGTGATCGTGACCGAGAACATTCCGCGCTTCGAAGTCGCGCAGATGGTCGAGCTCGCCGAGCTTCGCGGCGCGCGGATCATCGGCCCGAACTGCCTGGGCGTGCTCTCGCCCGGCGAGGCGAAGATCGGCGGGCTCGGCGGGCGCGCGGTCGACGCGCGCAAGGCCTTCACCAAGGGCCGCATCGGCGTGATGTCGCGCTCGGGCGGAATGACCACCGAGATCTGCAACACGCTCTCGGCCGCGGGCCTCGGCCAGTCGACGGCGGTCTCGATCGGCGGCGACGCGATCATCGGCTCGAGCTACGCGGAGCTGATGCCGCTCTTCGAGGCCGACCCCGAGACCGAGGCTATCGCGATCTACTCCGAGCCGGGCGGCCGGATGGAGGCGGACCTCGCGCGCTGGGTGACCGACCACCGCTCTCGCCTGCCCGTGGTCGCGTTCATGGCCGGCCGCTTCATGGACGCGATGCCCGGCATGCGCTTCGGCCACGCCGGCACGATCGTCGAGGGCAAGGCCGACACCACGGCGGAGAAGATCGAGCGCATGCGCGCGGCGGGAATCGCCGTCGCGGAGCGCATCGAGGACATCCCGGCGCTGGTCTGGAAGCAGCTGGGGAGGTGA
- a CDS encoding SDR family oxidoreductase, whose translation MDLGLAGKVVVITGASRGIGRAAALGFADEGAKLAICARGAAALEATAKEIRALGASVHARTADVGKAAELDAFLESARAEFGRIDVLVNNSSGFGISDDEAGWKVSFDVDVMASVRASWKVVPWMTEQGGGVIVHISSTSALEAGSPPSYAAAKAALISHSKTLAVALAPAKIRVLSIAPGSIEFPGGVWEQIKNGNRPYYDAIRASIPWGRLGTAEEVASAIVFAASPRASWITGVVISVDGGQHKGNL comes from the coding sequence ATGGATCTTGGACTCGCGGGCAAGGTCGTGGTGATCACCGGCGCGAGCCGCGGCATCGGACGCGCCGCCGCGCTGGGCTTCGCCGACGAAGGAGCGAAGCTCGCGATCTGCGCGCGCGGCGCCGCTGCGCTCGAAGCGACCGCGAAAGAGATCCGCGCGCTCGGCGCCAGCGTTCACGCCCGGACCGCCGACGTCGGCAAGGCCGCCGAGCTCGATGCCTTCCTCGAATCCGCGCGCGCGGAGTTCGGACGCATCGACGTGCTGGTGAACAACTCCTCGGGATTCGGCATCAGCGACGACGAGGCGGGCTGGAAGGTCTCGTTCGACGTCGACGTGATGGCGAGCGTGCGCGCGAGCTGGAAGGTCGTGCCCTGGATGACCGAGCAGGGCGGCGGCGTGATCGTTCACATCTCCTCCACGTCGGCGCTCGAAGCCGGAAGCCCGCCCTCGTACGCGGCCGCGAAGGCCGCGCTGATCAGTCACTCCAAGACTCTCGCGGTCGCGCTCGCGCCCGCGAAGATCCGCGTGCTCTCGATCGCGCCGGGCTCGATCGAGTTTCCCGGCGGCGTCTGGGAGCAGATCAAGAACGGAAATCGACCCTACTACGACGCGATCCGCGCCTCGATCCCGTGGGGACGGCTCGGCACGGCCGAAGAGGTCGCGAGCGCGATCGTCTTCGCGGCGTCACCGCGCGCGAGCTGGATCACCGGCGTGGTCATCTCGGTCGACGGCGGCCAGCACAAGGGCAACCTCTAG